A stretch of the Tardiphaga sp. 709 genome encodes the following:
- a CDS encoding MFS transporter, translating into MISGWLSTALARRNIHYGWAMIAVTFVTALVSAAAVGAPGVFIVPLQKEFGWSTAEISSAMSIRFVLFGLMAPFAAALMNRYGLRNVTLIALLVVAASLILSLGMTQVWQLMALWGVAVGIGTGMTALVLGATVAARWFSARRGLVVGILTASAATGQLIFLPILASITEHSNWRWALALMCVMLAIAALGVLLVMRDRPSDIGIRPYGDTSTEPLAVPPPNTSPIMAAALGALRDAAQTKVFWILFATFFICGASTNGLVQVHLIPMCLDFGIPQIQAAGLLAAMGVFDFVGTIASGWLSDRYDNRYLLFWYYGLRGLSLLVLPFTDFSFYGLSLFALFYGLDWIATVPPTVRLTASKFGPERAGLVFGWIFAGHQLGAATAAFGAGLSRTVLLSYLPAFFAAGALCIIAALIVLAISRDKNVAIA; encoded by the coding sequence ATGATTTCCGGATGGCTCTCGACTGCCCTCGCCCGCCGCAACATTCACTATGGATGGGCGATGATCGCCGTGACCTTCGTGACGGCGCTGGTCAGCGCTGCGGCGGTTGGCGCACCCGGCGTGTTCATCGTGCCGCTGCAGAAGGAGTTCGGCTGGAGCACCGCGGAGATATCCTCGGCCATGTCGATCCGCTTCGTGCTGTTCGGCCTGATGGCGCCGTTCGCCGCGGCGCTGATGAACCGTTATGGGTTGCGCAACGTCACGCTGATTGCGCTGCTCGTCGTTGCTGCAAGCCTCATCTTGTCGCTCGGGATGACGCAGGTCTGGCAGCTCATGGCGCTCTGGGGCGTCGCCGTTGGTATTGGCACCGGCATGACGGCGCTGGTGCTCGGCGCCACCGTCGCAGCGCGCTGGTTCAGCGCACGCCGTGGTCTCGTCGTGGGCATCCTCACGGCAAGCGCCGCGACAGGTCAGTTGATCTTCCTGCCGATCCTGGCCAGCATCACCGAGCACAGTAACTGGCGCTGGGCACTGGCGCTGATGTGCGTGATGCTGGCCATAGCCGCACTCGGCGTGCTGCTGGTGATGCGGGACCGCCCCAGCGATATCGGCATTCGCCCCTACGGCGACACCAGCACCGAACCGCTGGCCGTTCCACCACCGAACACCTCACCGATCATGGCGGCAGCGCTCGGCGCCTTGCGCGATGCTGCCCAGACCAAAGTGTTCTGGATCCTGTTCGCGACCTTCTTCATCTGCGGCGCCAGCACCAACGGGCTGGTCCAGGTTCACCTGATCCCGATGTGCCTCGACTTCGGCATCCCGCAGATTCAGGCGGCCGGCCTGCTTGCGGCCATGGGCGTGTTCGATTTCGTCGGCACCATCGCGTCGGGCTGGCTGTCTGACCGGTATGACAATCGTTACCTGCTGTTCTGGTATTATGGCCTGCGTGGCCTCTCGCTGCTGGTGTTGCCGTTCACCGACTTCTCGTTCTATGGTCTCTCACTCTTCGCGCTGTTCTATGGCCTGGACTGGATTGCCACCGTGCCGCCGACCGTGCGCCTCACCGCATCCAAATTCGGTCCTGAACGCGCGGGTCTGGTGTTCGGCTGGATCTTCGCCGGCCATCAACTAGGCGCAGCAACGGCGGCATTCGGCGCTGGCCTGTCGCGCACGGTCCTGCTCAGCTATCTGCCTGCCTTTTTCGCGGCAGGTGCGCTATGTATTATTGCAGCGCTGATCGTGCTGGCGATTTCAAGGGACAAGAACGTCGCGATCGCCTGA
- a CDS encoding acetyl-CoA C-acyltransferase yields MSAASDPVVIVSATRTPLGRFQGELSPFSGHKLGSHVIGAAVARAKLTPERIDEVLMGCVLPAGQGQAPARQAARGAKLPDATGATTINKVCGSGMKATMLAHDIIHAGSAEIVVSGGMESMTNAPYLLQKARGGYRVGHDRIIDHMLMDGLEDAYEVGRSMGDFGEATAEAYQFTRGDQDAYAIETLTRARKAVESGAFKAEITPLTVVEKSGPREIANDEHPLKVDPAKIPNLKPAFRSNGTITPAASSANADGAAALVLAKRSLVDREGLPALAVIHGHATHSQEPQWFTTAPIPAIRKLLDKVGWSVGDVDLFEINEAFAVVPMAAQRDLGIPREKLNVNGGACALGHPIGATGARLIVTLLHALEARGLKRGVAALCIGGGEATAIAIERIIH; encoded by the coding sequence ATGTCCGCAGCTTCAGATCCGGTCGTCATCGTCTCGGCCACCCGCACCCCGCTCGGCCGCTTCCAGGGCGAACTGTCGCCCTTCTCCGGCCACAAGCTCGGCAGCCACGTCATCGGCGCTGCCGTGGCACGCGCGAAACTGACACCCGAGCGCATCGACGAAGTCCTCATGGGCTGCGTGCTTCCCGCAGGCCAGGGTCAGGCGCCCGCCCGCCAGGCCGCCCGAGGTGCCAAGCTGCCGGATGCCACAGGGGCCACGACGATCAACAAGGTCTGTGGCTCCGGCATGAAGGCGACCATGCTTGCCCACGACATCATCCATGCCGGCTCGGCGGAGATCGTCGTCTCCGGCGGCATGGAGAGCATGACCAATGCGCCCTATTTGCTACAGAAGGCGCGCGGCGGTTACCGCGTCGGCCATGATCGCATCATCGATCACATGCTGATGGATGGGCTTGAAGATGCCTATGAGGTCGGTCGCTCGATGGGTGACTTTGGCGAAGCCACCGCTGAGGCCTATCAGTTCACGCGTGGAGATCAGGACGCCTATGCGATCGAGACGCTGACCCGCGCGCGAAAGGCCGTGGAGAGCGGCGCCTTCAAGGCCGAGATCACGCCACTGACCGTCGTCGAGAAGTCCGGACCGCGCGAGATCGCCAATGACGAACATCCGCTGAAGGTCGATCCCGCCAAGATCCCGAACCTCAAACCAGCCTTCCGCAGCAACGGCACCATCACGCCCGCTGCTTCGTCCGCTAACGCCGATGGCGCTGCTGCCCTGGTGCTGGCCAAGCGTTCCCTCGTGGATCGTGAGGGCCTGCCCGCGCTGGCCGTGATCCATGGCCACGCCACGCACAGCCAGGAACCACAATGGTTCACGACTGCGCCCATTCCGGCAATCCGCAAATTGCTCGACAAGGTCGGCTGGAGCGTCGGCGATGTCGATCTGTTCGAGATCAACGAGGCCTTCGCCGTAGTGCCGATGGCCGCGCAACGCGACCTTGGCATCCCTCGCGAGAAGCTCAACGTCAATGGCGGCGCCTGCGCGCTGGGCCACCCCATCGGTGCAACCGGCGCGCGGCTCATTGTGACGCTGCTGCACGCGCTGGAAGCCAGAGGCCTGAAACGCGGCGTCGCGGCACTGTGCATCGGCGGCGGCGAAGCGACGGCCATTGCCATCGAACGCATCATTCACTGA
- a CDS encoding enoyl-CoA hydratase, whose protein sequence is MHMLNPHCGVERDPRGIVRLTICNAGSLNILNSAAIKGVREGIEVLATERAIRALVIAGQSEKSMIGGADIKEMATLDQASAEKFISGLRDLCEAARAFPAPVIARIPGWCLGGGLEFAAACDFRIASHDSKYAMPEVRVGIPSVIHAALLPRLIGWGRARWLIMTAATIDAPTALNWGLVDVVAAEGALDAEVEKTIEAILECGPEAMRSQKALLKQWEELPLKESVNLSVGVFGEAYLTGEPQRLMQGFINRKR, encoded by the coding sequence ATGCATATGCTTAATCCCCACTGCGGTGTCGAACGTGACCCGCGAGGTATAGTTCGGCTGACGATCTGCAACGCCGGCTCACTCAATATTCTCAATTCAGCCGCAATCAAGGGCGTTCGCGAAGGCATCGAGGTATTGGCCACGGAACGCGCCATTCGCGCGCTTGTCATCGCCGGCCAGAGCGAAAAGAGCATGATTGGCGGCGCCGACATCAAGGAGATGGCGACGCTGGATCAGGCCTCCGCCGAGAAGTTCATTTCCGGCCTGCGCGATCTCTGCGAGGCTGCGCGCGCATTTCCCGCGCCCGTGATTGCCCGTATCCCTGGCTGGTGCCTTGGCGGCGGCCTCGAATTCGCTGCCGCCTGCGATTTCCGTATTGCTTCGCACGATTCCAAATACGCCATGCCCGAGGTCAGGGTCGGTATTCCCTCAGTGATTCACGCTGCCCTCTTGCCGCGCTTGATCGGTTGGGGCCGTGCGCGCTGGCTGATCATGACCGCCGCCACCATCGATGCACCGACCGCGCTCAATTGGGGTCTGGTCGATGTGGTTGCGGCCGAAGGCGCACTCGATGCCGAGGTTGAAAAGACGATCGAGGCCATACTCGAGTGTGGCCCCGAAGCCATGCGGTCGCAAAAAGCCCTGCTGAAACAGTGGGAAGAGCTGCCGCTGAAGGAATCCGTCAATCTCAGCGTCGGCGTGTTCGGCGAGGCCTATCTGACCGGCGAGCCCCAGCGACTGATGCAGGGTTTCATCAACCGCAAGCGCTAG
- a CDS encoding TetR/AcrR family transcriptional regulator, protein MRYSKEHKLETHARIVKKASVRLREKGAHGIGVADLMKDAGLTHGGFYAHFDSREALVIEAFAYAMDRSTDRWRQLAGQAPPDQRLATFVDFYLSSQHRDNPGHGCAVPALGAEIARESPKTRKVFAAKLDQMIEMMSEQFHGGPSKSARKQAMAALATMMGTIVLARAAGNGELSEELLSAGREAVRGRAAAPKPAASKAEAPKSAARKPTAKKAATKAMSPAKN, encoded by the coding sequence ATGCGCTATTCCAAGGAACACAAGCTCGAGACGCATGCGCGGATCGTGAAGAAGGCTTCGGTGCGTTTGCGCGAAAAGGGCGCGCATGGCATCGGCGTAGCTGACCTCATGAAGGACGCGGGTCTTACCCATGGCGGCTTCTACGCGCATTTCGATTCGCGCGAGGCGCTGGTGATCGAAGCTTTTGCCTATGCGATGGACCGCTCGACCGACCGCTGGCGTCAGCTGGCCGGGCAGGCACCACCGGACCAGCGTCTGGCCACGTTCGTGGACTTCTACCTGTCGTCGCAGCACCGCGACAATCCCGGCCACGGCTGCGCCGTTCCCGCCTTGGGCGCGGAGATCGCGCGCGAGAGCCCCAAGACACGCAAGGTGTTTGCCGCCAAACTCGATCAGATGATCGAGATGATGTCCGAGCAGTTTCATGGCGGACCGAGCAAATCGGCGCGCAAACAGGCGATGGCGGCGCTTGCCACCATGATGGGCACCATCGTGCTCGCCCGCGCCGCCGGCAATGGCGAGTTGTCCGAAGAGCTTTTGAGCGCTGGTCGCGAGGCCGTGCGGGGGCGTGCTGCAGCGCCCAAGCCTGCAGCGTCCAAGGCTGAGGCTCCCAAGAGCGCGGCTAGAAAGCCGACTGCGAAAAAGGCGGCGACCAAGGCTATGTCTCCCGCCAAGAACTGA
- a CDS encoding CoA-acylating methylmalonate-semialdehyde dehydrogenase yields MRTIGHFIGGREVEGKSGRFADVFEPMTGEVQAKVALASNAEMRAAVLNAAEAQVAWGNTNPQRRARVLMKFLELANRDYDKLADCLAREHGKTVPDAKGDIQRGLEVIEFACGIPHLMKGEYTEGAGPGIDIYSMRQALGVVAGITPFNFPAMIPMWKFGPAIACGNAFILKPSERDPGVPMMLAALMIEAGLPPGILNVVNGDKEAVDAILDDEDIKAVGFVGSSPIAQYIYERAAATGKRAQCFGGAKNHAIIMPDADMDQTVDALIGAGYGSAGERCMAISVAVPVGKTTADRLMEKLIPRVESLKIGTSVDPSADFGPLVTREAVDRVKNYVDIGIKEGATLAVDGRGFKMQGYENGFYMGGCLFDNVTKDMRIYKEEIFGPVLSVVRAHDYEEALALPSDHDYGNGVAIFTRDGDAARDFAAKVNVGMVGINVPIPVPIAYYTFGGWKKSGFGDLNQHGPDSIRFYTKTKTVTARWPSGVKEGAEFSIPLMK; encoded by the coding sequence ATGCGCACGATCGGACATTTCATCGGCGGCCGTGAGGTCGAGGGCAAGTCGGGGCGTTTCGCCGACGTTTTCGAGCCGATGACCGGCGAAGTTCAGGCCAAGGTTGCGCTGGCCAGCAACGCTGAGATGCGCGCCGCGGTGCTCAATGCCGCCGAGGCGCAGGTCGCCTGGGGCAACACCAATCCACAGCGCCGCGCCCGCGTGCTGATGAAGTTCCTCGAACTCGCCAATCGCGACTACGACAAGCTGGCCGATTGCCTGGCGCGTGAGCATGGCAAAACCGTGCCGGACGCCAAGGGCGACATTCAGCGCGGCCTCGAAGTGATCGAATTCGCCTGCGGCATTCCGCATCTGATGAAGGGCGAATACACCGAAGGCGCCGGTCCGGGCATTGACATTTATTCGATGCGGCAGGCGCTCGGCGTCGTCGCGGGCATCACGCCGTTCAACTTCCCGGCGATGATCCCCATGTGGAAATTCGGCCCGGCAATCGCCTGCGGCAACGCCTTCATCCTGAAGCCCTCGGAGCGCGATCCCGGCGTGCCGATGATGCTCGCCGCACTGATGATCGAAGCCGGTCTGCCGCCGGGCATCCTCAATGTCGTCAACGGCGACAAGGAAGCCGTCGACGCAATCCTCGACGACGAAGACATCAAGGCTGTCGGCTTCGTCGGCTCGTCGCCGATTGCCCAGTATATCTATGAGCGCGCTGCGGCGACCGGCAAGCGCGCTCAATGCTTCGGCGGCGCCAAGAACCACGCCATCATCATGCCCGATGCGGATATGGACCAGACCGTCGATGCGCTGATCGGCGCCGGCTACGGCTCCGCCGGTGAGCGCTGCATGGCGATCTCGGTGGCGGTACCTGTTGGCAAGACCACGGCCGACCGCCTGATGGAAAAACTCATCCCGCGCGTCGAGAGCCTGAAGATCGGCACCTCCGTGGATCCGTCGGCCGATTTCGGTCCGCTGGTGACCAGGGAAGCCGTCGACCGCGTCAAGAACTATGTCGATATCGGCATCAAGGAAGGCGCCACGCTCGCCGTCGATGGCCGTGGCTTCAAGATGCAGGGCTACGAGAACGGCTTCTATATGGGTGGCTGTCTGTTCGACAACGTCACCAAGGACATGCGTATCTACAAGGAAGAGATCTTCGGGCCCGTGCTGTCGGTGGTGCGTGCCCACGATTACGAAGAAGCTCTCGCGCTGCCGTCGGATCATGACTACGGCAACGGCGTTGCGATCTTCACCCGTGACGGTGACGCTGCGCGCGACTTCGCGGCCAAGGTCAATGTCGGCATGGTCGGCATCAACGTGCCGATCCCGGTGCCGATTGCCTATTACACCTTCGGTGGCTGGAAGAAGTCCGGCTTCGGCGATCTCAACCAGCATGGTCCGGATTCGATCCGCTTCTACACCAAGACCAAGACGGTCACCGCGCGCTGGCCATCGGGTGTCAAGGAAGGCGCCGAGTTCTCGATCCCGTTGATGAAGTAA
- a CDS encoding isobutyryl-CoA dehydrogenase → MQFALDEEQTAVRDMAREFAAEKIAPFALKWDEDKHFPKEVMREAALLGMGGIYIRDDVGGSALTRFDAALIFEALATGCPTTSAFISIHNMASWMIDSYGSEAQRQKWLPRLCTMELLASYCLTEPGSGSDAAALRTRAVVDGDHYVLNGQKQFISGAGDTDVYVVMVRTGGEGAGGVSTIVVEAGTPGLSFGNNERKMGWNAQSTRAVIFENCRVPIANRLGDEGIGFKIAMAGLDGGRLNIAACSLGGAQSALDKSLSYMKERKAFGKRLDEFQALQFRIADMATELEAARTFLWRAAAALDRKDADAGMLCAMAKRFGTDIGFEVANDALQLHGGYGYLAEYGIEKIVRDLRVHQILEGTNEIMRLIVSRKLIEGAR, encoded by the coding sequence ATGCAATTCGCTCTCGATGAGGAACAGACCGCCGTTCGCGACATGGCGCGCGAATTTGCTGCGGAAAAGATCGCTCCCTTTGCGCTCAAATGGGATGAAGACAAGCATTTCCCGAAAGAGGTGATGCGCGAAGCCGCGCTGCTCGGCATGGGCGGCATCTACATCCGTGACGATGTCGGCGGCTCCGCACTGACGCGTTTCGACGCCGCGCTGATCTTTGAAGCGCTGGCGACCGGCTGTCCGACCACCTCGGCCTTCATTTCGATCCACAACATGGCGTCGTGGATGATCGATTCATATGGCAGCGAAGCGCAGCGCCAGAAGTGGCTGCCGCGTCTCTGCACCATGGAGCTACTGGCGAGCTACTGCCTGACTGAGCCAGGCTCGGGATCGGATGCGGCGGCGCTGCGCACCCGCGCTGTCGTGGACGGCGATCACTATGTTCTTAACGGGCAGAAGCAATTCATTTCCGGCGCTGGCGACACCGACGTCTATGTCGTGATGGTGCGCACCGGCGGCGAGGGAGCGGGCGGCGTCTCGACCATCGTGGTAGAAGCCGGCACGCCCGGTCTGTCGTTCGGCAACAACGAACGCAAGATGGGCTGGAACGCGCAGTCCACACGCGCGGTGATCTTCGAAAATTGCCGCGTGCCGATTGCCAACCGGCTGGGTGACGAGGGCATCGGCTTCAAGATCGCCATGGCCGGCCTCGACGGTGGTCGTCTCAACATCGCTGCGTGCTCGCTTGGTGGCGCGCAGTCTGCGCTCGACAAGTCGCTGAGCTACATGAAGGAGCGGAAGGCGTTCGGCAAGCGACTCGACGAATTCCAGGCGCTGCAGTTTCGTATCGCCGACATGGCGACCGAGCTGGAAGCCGCACGCACCTTCCTGTGGCGAGCGGCGGCGGCGCTGGACCGCAAGGATGCCGATGCCGGCATGCTCTGTGCTATGGCCAAGCGCTTCGGCACCGATATCGGTTTCGAGGTCGCCAACGACGCGCTGCAGCTGCATGGCGGCTATGGTTATCTCGCCGAATACGGCATCGAGAAGATCGTGCGCGATTTGCGGGTGCACCAGATCCTCGAAGGCACCAATGAAATCATGCGGCTGATCGTGTCGCGCAAGTTGATCGAGGGCGCGCGATGA
- a CDS encoding enoyl-CoA hydratase/isomerase family protein: MNSDVVTEAGDLIVERAGAAGVIRLNRPKALNALTLEMTREIATALDMFEADPKVALIILEGAGERGLCAGGDIRGLYESAKVKGDLGKIFWREEYIVNARISKYPKPYVAYMDGFVMGGGVGLAGHASHRIVTEKTRMAMPEVGLGFFPDVGGTWLLSRAPGELGTYFGLTGLTANGADALAAHMADVLIDTVNWPALREALTKLSAGADAASVMTALKKFAAPEQTGPVTAQRALIDRAFAHDSVEEIVAALEQDGSDFALATLKAMSDKSPRGLKVTLKLLRLARASKSLEECLSREYLAALEVFDSADFVEGVRAAIIDKDRNPTWQPPDLRSVTPEIVARYLAKRDVELTF; encoded by the coding sequence ATGAACTCCGACGTTGTGACCGAAGCCGGCGACCTCATCGTCGAGCGCGCAGGCGCGGCCGGTGTGATCCGCCTGAACCGGCCGAAGGCGCTGAATGCACTGACGCTGGAGATGACGCGTGAGATCGCGACGGCGCTCGATATGTTTGAGGCCGATCCGAAGGTTGCGCTGATCATTCTGGAAGGTGCGGGCGAACGGGGATTGTGTGCCGGGGGTGATATCCGCGGTCTCTATGAGAGCGCCAAGGTCAAAGGCGATCTCGGCAAGATCTTCTGGCGCGAGGAATATATCGTCAACGCGAGGATTTCGAAGTACCCGAAGCCTTATGTCGCCTACATGGATGGTTTCGTGATGGGCGGCGGCGTCGGTCTGGCCGGCCATGCCAGCCACCGCATCGTTACCGAGAAGACCAGGATGGCGATGCCGGAAGTGGGCCTCGGCTTCTTCCCGGACGTCGGCGGTACATGGCTGTTGTCGCGCGCGCCGGGCGAACTCGGGACGTATTTCGGTCTGACCGGACTGACAGCAAATGGTGCCGATGCGCTTGCTGCACATATGGCGGACGTCCTGATCGACACCGTCAATTGGCCGGCATTGCGCGAGGCGCTGACAAAGCTGTCGGCGGGGGCCGATGCAGCGTCGGTGATGACGGCACTCAAGAAGTTTGCAGCTCCGGAACAAACCGGTCCAGTTACGGCGCAGCGTGCGCTGATCGATCGCGCTTTCGCCCATGACAGCGTCGAGGAGATCGTGGCTGCGCTTGAGCAGGACGGTTCAGATTTCGCGCTGGCGACACTCAAGGCCATGTCCGACAAGTCACCGCGGGGGCTCAAGGTTACCCTGAAGCTGCTGCGGCTCGCGCGTGCATCGAAGTCACTCGAGGAATGTCTGTCGCGCGAATATCTCGCGGCGCTCGAGGTGTTCGATAGCGCCGACTTCGTCGAGGGCGTGCGCGCTGCCATCATCGACAAGGATCGTAATCCAACATGGCAGCCGCCGGATCTCAGGAGCGTGACGCCGGAGATCGTGGCGCGCTATCTGGCCAAACGGGATGTTGAGCTGACCTTCTGA
- the mmsB gene encoding 3-hydroxyisobutyrate dehydrogenase, which yields MTSIAFIGLGNMGGPMAANLVKAGHKVTGFDLVEASRAQAKADGVTIADKAVDAVKGAEVIITMLPAGKHVVSVWSEVIPAAAKGALMIDCSTIDVESARKAHELAAAQKLPSVDAPVSGGTGGAKGATLTFMAGGDATAFASAKPILEAMGKKIVHCGDAGAGQAAKICNNMILGISMIGVSEAFVLAEKLGLSHQALFDVASTSSGQCWSLTTYCPVPGPVPTSPANNEYKPGFAAALMLKDLRLSQEAAKAAGARTPLGAHAESIYETYEKEGHGGDDFSGIIHHLRHLMPK from the coding sequence ATGACCAGCATTGCATTCATCGGTCTCGGCAATATGGGTGGCCCGATGGCCGCCAATCTGGTCAAGGCAGGCCACAAGGTCACCGGTTTCGACCTCGTTGAGGCGTCCCGCGCGCAAGCCAAGGCCGATGGCGTGACCATCGCCGACAAGGCGGTTGATGCCGTGAAGGGAGCCGAGGTCATCATTACCATGTTGCCCGCCGGCAAACATGTGGTGTCGGTCTGGAGCGAGGTCATTCCCGCAGCCGCCAAAGGCGCGCTGATGATCGATTGCTCGACCATCGATGTGGAAAGCGCACGCAAGGCGCATGAACTGGCGGCTGCGCAGAAGCTACCATCGGTCGATGCGCCGGTCTCGGGTGGCACCGGCGGCGCCAAGGGCGCGACACTGACCTTCATGGCCGGCGGCGATGCCACGGCGTTCGCGTCGGCCAAGCCGATCCTGGAAGCCATGGGCAAGAAGATCGTCCATTGCGGCGATGCCGGCGCGGGGCAGGCGGCCAAGATCTGCAACAACATGATCCTTGGCATTTCCATGATCGGCGTCAGTGAAGCCTTCGTGCTCGCCGAGAAGCTGGGTCTGTCGCATCAGGCGCTGTTCGATGTGGCGTCGACCTCGTCGGGCCAGTGCTGGTCGCTGACGACCTATTGCCCGGTGCCGGGACCGGTGCCGACATCACCAGCCAATAACGAATATAAGCCCGGCTTCGCCGCGGCGCTGATGCTCAAGGATCTCAGGCTGTCGCAGGAGGCCGCGAAAGCGGCCGGCGCCCGGACGCCGCTCGGCGCCCATGCCGAGAGCATCTACGAGACCTACGAGAAGGAAGGTCACGGCGGTGATGACTTCTCGGGGATCATTCATCACCTCAGGCATTTGATGCCGAAATAG
- a CDS encoding AMP-binding protein, which translates to MTTFKQARAFLLEHRTDYDTAVAGFRWPDPVDFNWALDWFDAELAHDPVGKHRTALWIVDAAASRETKLSFEVLSRRSNQVANFLRAQGLKRGDHLLLLLGNVVPLWETMLAAIKLGVVIIPATTLLTPDELQDRLDRGRARLVVAAEDQVAKFGSLKTDGIGQIVVNATSPHDGWLAFESSADFPDTFTPDGPTKADDPMLLYFTSGTTAKPKLVRHSQRSYPVGGLSTMFWIGLQPGDVHLNISSPGWAKHAWSCFFAPWNAGATVFVVNQPRFDAKGLLATIGRCGVTTLCAPPTVWRLFIQEKLATFKVALREVCGAGEPLNPEVIDQVKAAWGLTIRDGYGQTETTALAGNSPGQIVKVGSMGRPLPGYKVRVVDADGNPAKEGEVSLVLGIDRPAGLMQGYQAEDGSVSGASGDVYRSGDVVFVDDDGYLTFVGRSDDVFKSSDYRISPFELESILLEHDAVAEAAIVPSPDPIRLAIPKAYVLLIGDTAPSKATALSIYQHLHVRLAPFKRIRRIEFVTELPKTISGKIRRVHLRRLEHADDRSDPLRGVEFREEDFPELQALRAAGSQEGER; encoded by the coding sequence ATGACCACGTTCAAGCAGGCCCGCGCCTTCCTTCTCGAACACCGCACCGACTACGACACAGCCGTTGCCGGCTTTCGCTGGCCCGATCCGGTCGACTTCAACTGGGCGCTCGACTGGTTCGACGCCGAACTCGCCCATGATCCCGTCGGCAAGCACCGGACCGCGCTCTGGATCGTCGATGCGGCCGCCAGCCGCGAGACGAAGTTGTCGTTCGAGGTGCTGTCACGGCGCTCCAATCAGGTTGCCAATTTCCTGCGCGCGCAGGGGCTGAAGCGCGGCGATCATCTGTTGTTGCTGCTCGGCAATGTGGTGCCGCTGTGGGAGACCATGCTGGCGGCGATCAAGCTCGGCGTCGTCATCATTCCCGCCACCACGCTGCTGACGCCGGATGAATTGCAGGACCGGCTCGATCGCGGCCGCGCCAGGCTCGTGGTGGCGGCAGAGGATCAGGTCGCCAAGTTCGGCAGCCTGAAGACTGACGGCATCGGCCAGATCGTCGTCAACGCCACGTCGCCACATGACGGCTGGCTCGCCTTCGAAAGCTCCGCGGATTTCCCCGATACATTCACACCGGATGGTCCGACCAAAGCCGACGATCCGATGTTGCTCTATTTCACCTCGGGCACGACCGCGAAGCCGAAGCTCGTGCGGCACAGTCAGCGCAGCTATCCCGTCGGCGGACTTTCGACGATGTTCTGGATCGGGCTGCAGCCGGGCGACGTGCATCTCAACATCTCCTCGCCGGGCTGGGCCAAGCATGCCTGGAGTTGCTTCTTCGCGCCCTGGAATGCCGGCGCAACGGTGTTCGTGGTCAATCAGCCGCGCTTCGACGCCAAGGGCCTGCTCGCCACCATCGGACGCTGCGGTGTGACGACGCTGTGTGCGCCGCCGACGGTGTGGCGGCTGTTCATTCAGGAGAAGCTCGCGACGTTCAAGGTCGCGCTGCGCGAGGTCTGCGGCGCCGGCGAGCCGCTCAATCCGGAAGTGATCGATCAGGTCAAGGCGGCCTGGGGTCTCACCATTCGCGACGGCTATGGCCAGACCGAGACAACGGCGCTGGCCGGCAATTCGCCAGGCCAGATCGTCAAGGTCGGCTCCATGGGCCGTCCGCTGCCGGGCTACAAGGTCCGCGTTGTCGATGCCGATGGCAATCCGGCGAAGGAGGGCGAGGTCAGTCTCGTGCTTGGCATCGATCGCCCGGCAGGACTGATGCAGGGGTATCAGGCCGAAGACGGTAGCGTCAGCGGTGCAAGCGGCGACGTCTATCGCAGTGGTGATGTCGTGTTCGTCGATGACGACGGCTATCTGACTTTCGTCGGTCGCTCCGACGATGTGTTCAAATCGTCGGACTATCGCATCAGCCCGTTCGAACTGGAGAGCATTCTGCTCGAACACGATGCCGTGGCTGAGGCCGCCATCGTGCCGAGTCCCGATCCGATCCGGCTCGCCATCCCCAAGGCCTATGTGTTGCTGATCGGCGATACCGCGCCGTCAAAGGCGACGGCGTTGTCGATCTATCAGCATCTGCATGTGCGTCTGGCGCCGTTCAAACGTATACGTCGGATCGAGTTCGTGACCGAGCTGCCGAAGACGATTTCGGGCAAGATTCGCAGGGTCCATCTGCGTCGGCTCGAACACGCCGACGATCGCAGCGATCCTCTTCGCGGCGTCGAGTTTCGTGAAGAGGACTTCCCCGAATTGCAGGCACTCCGCGCGGCGGGATCGCAAGAGGGCGAGCGGTAA
- a CDS encoding MaoC family dehydratase, whose product MSAMIERDAYIAMVGKEVGVSPWHVMDQKRIDAFAAATEDFQFIHVDSARARETPFGSTIAHGFLTMSMLSVFSYEALPQLADVAMGVNYGTDKVRFVSPVKAGTRIRGRFTLTEATLRKPKELFTRTSVSVEIEGEDKPALVADWLGLVYFN is encoded by the coding sequence ATGAGCGCGATGATTGAACGTGATGCCTATATCGCCATGGTGGGCAAGGAAGTCGGCGTGTCGCCCTGGCATGTCATGGACCAGAAGCGCATCGATGCGTTCGCCGCGGCGACGGAGGATTTTCAGTTTATCCATGTCGATTCCGCGCGTGCCCGCGAAACGCCGTTCGGCTCGACCATTGCACATGGCTTTCTGACCATGTCGATGCTCTCGGTGTTCTCCTATGAGGCTCTGCCGCAACTCGCCGACGTCGCCATGGGTGTGAACTACGGCACCGACAAAGTGCGTTTCGTGTCGCCGGTTAAAGCCGGTACGCGCATTCGCGGCCGCTTCACGCTGACCGAAGCGACGTTGCGCAAGCCCAAGGAATTGTTCACGCGCACCAGCGTGAGTGTCGAGATCGAAGGCGAGGACAAGCCGGCGCTGGTCGCCGACTGGCTCGGCCTTGTCTATTTCAATTGA